Proteins encoded together in one Synechococcus sp. A15-62 window:
- a CDS encoding glycosyltransferase family 2 protein, translating into MLSLTIAIPVRNEEKNLGLCLQAIGNGFADSVVVIDSTSDDKTADIANQHNVKIIDFKWNGQFPKKRNWFLREHRPSTDWVLFLDADEILTQKVKREIAVALPRSTHQGYLLSYTNYFLGKRLKGGYPLRKIALFRVGEVEYERIEENRWSQCDMEVHEHPLLTGTMGVIQSRIDHRDYRGIDSYINKHNEYATWEAKRLFHYRRTQHTNSTWKPHQRLKYSLLTSPWGGLAFFFGSFFGMGGWRDGSIGFAFCLLKASYFTQIACKLRELELKGKEIA; encoded by the coding sequence GTGCTAAGTCTTACAATTGCAATACCTGTTCGTAATGAAGAGAAAAATCTTGGACTTTGTTTGCAAGCAATTGGTAATGGGTTTGCAGACTCCGTCGTTGTAATTGATTCGACAAGTGATGACAAAACAGCAGATATTGCTAATCAGCATAACGTGAAGATAATTGATTTTAAGTGGAATGGCCAATTCCCAAAGAAGCGGAACTGGTTCCTTAGAGAACACAGGCCGAGCACTGACTGGGTATTGTTTCTTGATGCGGATGAAATCCTGACGCAAAAAGTGAAGCGTGAAATAGCAGTGGCCTTACCAAGATCAACACACCAAGGATATCTACTCAGCTACACGAATTATTTTCTAGGAAAAAGACTCAAAGGTGGTTATCCATTACGGAAAATCGCACTTTTTCGTGTGGGAGAAGTTGAATATGAACGTATCGAGGAAAATCGCTGGTCTCAATGCGATATGGAAGTACATGAGCATCCGTTGCTGACTGGAACTATGGGTGTAATCCAAAGCCGTATTGACCACCGGGATTATCGAGGAATAGATTCATACATAAATAAACATAATGAGTACGCTACATGGGAGGCAAAACGTCTTTTTCATTATCGAAGAACGCAACACACGAATTCAACGTGGAAGCCCCACCAGCGCCTTAAATACAGTCTCCTCACTTCACCATGGGGCGGACTTGCATTTTTTTTTGGGAGCTTCTTTGGAATGGGAGGGTGGCGTGATGGGTCAATAGGTTTTGCCTTTTGCCTTTTGAAAGCCTCCTACTTCACTCAAATCGCCTGTAAATTACGCGAGCTAGAGTTAAAAGGAAAGGAGATTGCGTAG
- a CDS encoding DapH/DapD/GlmU-related protein, translating to MHSNSSIGDRSHLYCLGHIEVHSDACVAQEVYVCTATHDFNDPSMSLLTRPITICSGAFIGARAFILPGIIIGEGAVVGACSVVSKNVPPRSTVVGNPARILNS from the coding sequence TTGCATTCCAATTCCAGCATTGGCGACCGTTCTCATTTGTACTGTTTAGGTCATATTGAGGTTCATTCCGATGCTTGTGTTGCACAGGAGGTATATGTTTGTACTGCTACTCACGATTTCAATGATCCCTCTATGTCTCTTCTCACTAGGCCCATTACTATTTGCTCTGGTGCATTTATAGGTGCTAGAGCATTTATTCTTCCTGGTATCATTATTGGTGAAGGAGCTGTTGTAGGTGCATGCTCTGTTGTAAGCAAAAATGTTCCACCAAGATCAACTGTTGTTGGTAACCCTGCTCGTATCTTAAATTCCTAA
- a CDS encoding WcaI family glycosyltransferase codes for MKILLYGINYSPECVGIGKYNDELTQWLSAKGHEVRVITAQPYFPAWKLAVGYRNRYKRELHNDVKVQRCPLWVPRHPNGVKRLLHLCSFALSSLGPLASQLAWCPDVVLTIAPAFFCTPGALLLGNLCGKRTITWLHIQDFELDAAFELGLLKGRLLRYMAEVWERQILRSFGHVSSISTAMVARLRDKGVKRPNSYLLPNWVDLDFIKPQSETDREKNTYRRNLLINKDQIVLMYSGSMNKKQGLDLLVKAIHQLSDLPNLVWLLAGEGPTKEELVTATIGLPQVHHLPLQPKESLDEWLNAADIHLLPQKSEAADLVLPSKLLGIIASGRPVVATSTPGSELACIAGKTGFCVEPDDVTAFSACIRKLVTDSKLRLHLGKCARNIAEQHFEKDIILGHLEQELTKLISYNQAN; via the coding sequence GTGAAAATTCTTCTATACGGCATAAACTACTCACCAGAATGTGTTGGCATCGGTAAATACAACGATGAATTAACACAATGGTTATCAGCTAAAGGCCATGAAGTTCGTGTAATTACAGCTCAGCCTTATTTCCCTGCGTGGAAATTAGCAGTTGGTTATCGGAATCGATACAAACGTGAATTGCATAATGACGTGAAAGTACAACGCTGCCCGCTATGGGTGCCGCGTCACCCAAATGGAGTGAAGAGACTTTTGCATTTATGTAGCTTCGCACTATCAAGCCTAGGTCCACTTGCATCACAACTGGCATGGTGCCCAGACGTAGTTCTTACCATTGCCCCTGCCTTTTTCTGCACACCAGGTGCTCTTTTACTAGGTAATCTCTGTGGCAAACGTACTATCACATGGCTGCATATCCAAGATTTTGAACTGGATGCTGCCTTCGAACTTGGATTGCTAAAGGGGCGGCTCTTGCGATACATGGCAGAAGTATGGGAACGTCAAATCCTTCGAAGTTTTGGCCATGTCAGTAGCATTAGTACTGCTATGGTGGCTAGGCTTAGAGATAAAGGTGTAAAACGACCTAACAGTTATTTATTGCCTAATTGGGTAGATCTAGATTTTATAAAACCACAATCAGAGACAGACAGGGAAAAGAACACTTATCGACGTAATTTGCTAATTAATAAAGACCAGATAGTGCTGATGTATTCGGGTTCAATGAACAAAAAGCAGGGTCTTGATTTGCTGGTAAAGGCAATTCATCAACTTTCCGATCTCCCAAATCTTGTCTGGCTACTTGCTGGAGAAGGTCCGACAAAAGAAGAATTGGTTACTGCCACAATTGGGCTGCCTCAGGTTCACCATTTGCCCTTGCAACCAAAGGAAAGCCTAGACGAATGGCTAAATGCCGCAGATATTCATTTGCTGCCCCAGAAGTCTGAAGCAGCTGATTTAGTTTTACCGTCTAAACTGTTAGGGATTATCGCCAGTGGGCGGCCTGTTGTCGCTACATCCACACCGGGTAGCGAACTTGCCTGTATCGCTGGCAAAACTGGGTTTTGTGTCGAACCTGACGATGTAACAGCATTTTCCGCATGTATTCGAAAATTAGTTACTGATAGTAAATTAAGGCTACATCTGGGCAAATGTGCCAGGAATATCGCTGAACAACATTTTGAGAAAGATATAATTCTTGGGCACCTTGAGCAAGAACTAACAAAATTAATTTCATACAACCAGGCCAATTAA
- a CDS encoding bifunctional 2-polyprenyl-6-hydroxyphenol methylase/3-demethylubiquinol 3-O-methyltransferase UbiG produces MNNSFLYDEFFYDDQVARSYESANIYIFHLLKYFRPSSIIDVGCGRGTWLKAFEEHGATRCVGLDGVWNSQKKMLSNTIKFYPTDLSQPSFPVDSDWDLAMSLEVAEHLPESSSDNFVEFLTSLSDVVLFSAAFSNQGGDNHINEQLHSYWALKFLHFGFVPFDLFRPFFWGNSSVDFCYRQNTFLYVSTSSSLHNVLVQAGINPIDHIEFMNCVHPYLYLQRSSISSIVTRSIASLIPLSMMPFVRSLMRRLRR; encoded by the coding sequence ATGAACAATTCTTTTCTTTACGATGAATTTTTCTATGATGATCAAGTTGCTCGATCTTATGAGTCTGCAAATATTTATATTTTCCATTTATTAAAATACTTTAGGCCTTCCTCAATCATTGATGTTGGCTGTGGTCGTGGTACTTGGCTTAAAGCTTTTGAAGAGCATGGTGCAACTAGATGTGTCGGATTAGACGGAGTTTGGAATTCACAGAAAAAAATGCTTTCTAATACGATTAAGTTCTATCCAACTGACTTATCCCAACCTTCCTTTCCTGTTGATTCTGATTGGGACCTTGCGATGTCCCTCGAGGTTGCTGAGCATTTACCAGAATCATCCTCTGACAATTTTGTCGAGTTTTTAACCAGTCTTTCAGATGTTGTACTCTTCAGTGCAGCTTTTTCTAATCAAGGTGGGGACAATCATATAAATGAGCAACTCCACAGCTATTGGGCCCTCAAATTTCTTCATTTTGGTTTTGTTCCTTTTGATTTATTCCGCCCTTTCTTCTGGGGCAATTCATCAGTTGACTTTTGCTACCGTCAAAATACATTTCTTTATGTAAGTACTTCTAGTTCTCTTCATAATGTACTCGTTCAAGCAGGTATCAATCCTATTGATCATATCGAATTTATGAATTGTGTCCATCCTTATTTATATTTACAACGTTCCTCAATTTCTTCAATTGTCACTCGTTCCATTGCTTCACTTATACCTTTGTCCATGATGCCTTTTGTGAGAAGCCTTATGCGAAGGCTTCGTCGTTAG